The Methanobrevibacter sp. DNA window AGATAAAAGTTCACCTATATTTTCAATAACCTTATTTTCAATTAGTTTTGTACCTTTAAAAAGACCAGGATCTCCCAAATTAGTATCAATGAATTTGTAATAAACTTCTTTTGCAAAAGGATGTGCTTCTGTACACATGGATCCTAAAATTCTACCATCTGCATAATCATGATCCAATTGATGGAGTTCATCTAACTCTTTTAAAATAATATCTTTATCTATTGGTTTTTCGTCCATAAAATAACCTGAATTTAAAATTTAATAAAAAAAAATAAAAAAAGAAATAAAAGAATTATTCTAAACGTTGACGAGCAGCGTCAAGAATAATTTTTTGTTCAGCTCTAGCAACAGTTTTTCTAACTTCTGCTATAGCATCAGTGTTTGAAGATACACTTGTAATTCCAAAACCAACAAGTTTTTCAACAATACGAGGTACACTACCTGCTTGACCACAGATACTGCATTTAACACCAGCTGCAACACATTTTTTGATTGTCATTTCAATCAATTTCATTACTGCAGGGTGTTCTTCAGAATAGTGTTTTGCAACGTATTCATTGTTCCTGTCAACTGCAAGAGTGTATTGGGTTAAATCGTTGGTTCCTAAACTTACAAAGTCAATACCTACTGCAATGTAATCTTCAATAGTTAATGCAGCAGCTGGGATTTCAACCATCATACCGAACTCAACATCTTTTTGAGGTTCTAAACCAATTTCAGAACAGAGTGCTTTAGCTTGTTTGAGTTCTTCAGGACTTTGTGATAAAGGAATCATAATTCCAATATTAGTGTATCCTTGTTCATGTAATTTTTTAATAGCTTTGAATTCACATTTGAGAATTTCAGGTTGATCAAGTTCCCTTCTGATTCCTCTCCAACCGAGCATTGGGTTGTGTTCTTCAGGTTCGTTTTCTCCACCTTCTAATGTGATAAATTCATCAGTAGGAGCATCTAAAGTTCTGTACCACACTGGTTTTGGATAGAATTCATCAGCTACAATTTTAACGTTTTCTGCAATAGTATCAATTAATTCATCTTCTCTTCCATCAGCAATGAATTTTCCAGGGTGAATACCTGCAGTTAACATTAAATGTTCAGTTCTGAGTAAACCTACACCATCAGCACCAGTTGCAGCTGCTTTTGCTGCTGCTTCAGGCATGCTTACATTAGCTTTAACTTCAGTAACAGTAATAATTGGAGCTGCTCCAGCACTAGCTACTACTTGAACTGCTTCTTCTTTGTTTTCTGAAATTCCATCAAATACTAATCCTTTTTTACCATCAATAGTAACACCAGTATTTTCTTTTAATGCAGAAGTAGCATCTCCAGTACCTACAACACAAGGAATTCCAAGTTCACGGGAAATAATGGATGCGTGACAAGTTACTCCACCTTCATCAGTTACAATTCCGCTTGATTTTTTCATAGCA harbors:
- the ppsA gene encoding phosphoenolpyruvate synthase, which codes for MYVKKFEDLNKSDIPIAGGKGANLGELTQAGIPVPPGFVVTAQTYEKFMVETGINDQVLSILEEIDINDTKALQAAAEEIKAIIVEAPIPEDMVLFITEAYNQLCQRCDEDDVEVAIRSSATAEDLPEASFAGQQDTYLYVSGTDSVLEYVRKCWASLFEARAIFYREENNFEHSKVLIAVVVQKMANADKAGVMFTVNPSTGEDIALIEGSWGLGESVVSGDVTPDNYQVAKKDNDILNVTVSDKKFMYINDENETSVKVEVPDELRKERVLSDEELIELTEMGKRVQAHYGEPMDTEWAFEKGNLFLLQARPITTLGDVTEDVVESSATGEVLVRGLGASPGMASGNVKIILDIEELDKIKDGDIMVTTMTTPDMVPAMKKSSGIVTDEGGVTCHASIISRELGIPCVVGTGDATSALKENTGVTIDGKKGLVFDGISENKEEAVQVVASAGAAPIITVTEVKANVSMPEAAAKAAATGADGVGLLRTEHLMLTAGIHPGKFIADGREDELIDTIAENVKIVADEFYPKPVWYRTLDAPTDEFITLEGGENEPEEHNPMLGWRGIRRELDQPEILKCEFKAIKKLHEQGYTNIGIMIPLSQSPEELKQAKALCSEIGLEPQKDVEFGMMVEIPAAALTIEDYIAVGIDFVSLGTNDLTQYTLAVDRNNEYVAKHYSEEHPAVMKLIEMTIKKCVAAGVKCSICGQAGSVPRIVEKLVGFGITSVSSNTDAIAEVRKTVARAEQKIILDAARQRLE